The proteins below come from a single Streptomyces sp. NBC_01276 genomic window:
- a CDS encoding transposase: MTSQVAEKTADQDVFGGVDSHADTIHVAVIGDNGGHLADAEFATTAAGYAAALAFVTAHGHVIAIGVEGTASYGAGLTRAARSHGHRVIEVNRPDRAERRRIGKSDPIDAYAAARAALSGRATGAPKDDTVAGIRALHNAARSAVKARTAALNQITHILFTAPESIRAKYGQLKGADRTDALARLRPAGDAVHVAVLTALKSLARRVKELTAEHTALTKALDGEATVHNPGLRAAH; this comes from the coding sequence ATGACATCGCAGGTCGCAGAGAAGACCGCGGACCAGGACGTTTTCGGCGGGGTCGACTCCCACGCCGACACCATCCACGTCGCGGTCATCGGTGACAACGGCGGCCACCTCGCAGACGCCGAGTTCGCCACCACCGCCGCCGGATACGCCGCAGCCCTGGCCTTCGTGACCGCCCACGGCCACGTGATCGCCATCGGTGTGGAGGGCACCGCCTCCTACGGCGCCGGATTAACCCGTGCCGCCCGCTCGCACGGGCACCGGGTCATCGAGGTGAACCGGCCCGACCGGGCCGAACGCCGCCGCATCGGCAAGTCCGACCCCATCGACGCCTACGCCGCGGCCCGCGCGGCCCTGTCCGGACGGGCCACCGGCGCACCCAAGGACGACACCGTCGCCGGCATACGCGCCCTGCACAACGCCGCCCGCTCCGCGGTCAAGGCCCGCACCGCCGCCCTGAACCAGATCACCCACATCCTCTTCACCGCGCCCGAGAGCATCCGTGCCAAGTACGGACAGCTCAAAGGAGCCGACCGCACCGACGCACTGGCCCGGCTGCGGCCGGCCGGGGACGCGGTCCACGTCGCGGTCCTCACCGCACTGAAGAGCCTCGCCCGGCGCGTCAAAGAGCTGACCGCCGAGCACACGGCCCTGACCAAAGCCTTGGACGGCGAGGCCACCGTCCACAATCCCGGCCTGCGGGCCGCCCACTGA
- a CDS encoding helix-turn-helix domain-containing protein, with product MIEPSGRRERKKAATRQKIADTALRLFLERGYDAVGIRDVAAEADVAVTTVFAHFVSKEALVFERDQDFEQRLTRAVTDRAPHEPLIPALHREVQALVRHCTAEGTAPVRRMIEGSPALREYEESMSLRHAQALAEAMAADPRLSRSTTACRATARFAIDAYALACWADDPGATVDEVFRMIEAAWEATAP from the coding sequence ATGATCGAGCCGTCCGGACGCCGCGAACGCAAGAAGGCCGCGACCCGCCAGAAGATCGCTGACACCGCGCTGCGCCTCTTCCTGGAGCGCGGGTACGACGCCGTGGGCATCCGTGACGTGGCGGCCGAGGCAGACGTGGCCGTCACCACCGTCTTCGCCCACTTCGTCTCGAAAGAAGCCCTGGTGTTCGAACGTGACCAGGACTTCGAGCAGCGCCTCACGCGGGCGGTGACCGACCGGGCTCCGCACGAGCCGCTCATCCCGGCGCTGCACCGCGAGGTCCAGGCCCTGGTACGCCACTGCACGGCGGAGGGCACTGCCCCCGTCCGCCGCATGATCGAGGGTTCACCCGCCCTGCGGGAGTACGAGGAGTCGATGAGCCTGCGTCACGCGCAGGCGCTGGCAGAGGCGATGGCCGCCGATCCCCGCCTGTCCCGGAGCACAACGGCCTGCCGGGCGACCGCTCGGTTCGCCATCGACGCCTACGCGCTGGCCTGTTGGGCGGACGATCCCGGGGCCACGGTGGACGAGGTCTTCCGGATGATCGAGGCGGCCTGGGAAGCCACTGCGCCCTGA
- a CDS encoding NADP-dependent oxidoreductase, whose protein sequence is MRKISFAEFGGPEVLQLVEAEEPQADPGRIRIAVRAAGVNPVDWRIREGQVLGAHPVELPAGVGLDAAGVVDQVGEGVEGVEVGDRVFGEGSDTYAEFAVLSAWARMPEGLAFAEAAGYPSVVETALRIIREVGVRPGQSLLVSGASGGVGSAVLQIARARGIRVIGTAGAANQDYLRGMGALATTYDEGWVERVRQLGRVDAALDLAGSGVIRELVELTGDPRRVVSIADLDAPRLGVRFSGVVGSVPDALAEAVDLISRGRLHIPVEKSYSLTEAAAAHTDSRAGHTRGRRVLVI, encoded by the coding sequence ATGAGGAAAATCAGCTTCGCCGAGTTCGGCGGTCCCGAGGTCCTGCAACTGGTGGAAGCCGAGGAGCCCCAGGCGGACCCCGGCCGGATACGCATCGCCGTGCGGGCGGCGGGTGTCAACCCCGTCGACTGGAGGATTCGGGAGGGACAGGTACTTGGAGCCCATCCGGTCGAACTGCCCGCCGGGGTCGGGCTGGACGCCGCCGGGGTGGTGGATCAGGTCGGCGAGGGCGTGGAGGGTGTCGAGGTCGGTGACCGCGTGTTCGGTGAAGGCTCCGACACGTACGCCGAGTTCGCCGTGCTGTCGGCCTGGGCCCGGATGCCCGAGGGGCTGGCTTTCGCGGAGGCTGCCGGGTACCCGTCGGTGGTGGAGACCGCCCTGCGCATCATCCGCGAGGTCGGCGTGCGACCCGGGCAGAGCCTGCTGGTCAGCGGCGCGTCCGGCGGTGTCGGGTCGGCCGTGCTGCAGATCGCCCGCGCGCGCGGCATCAGGGTGATCGGCACGGCCGGGGCTGCGAACCAGGACTACCTGCGCGGCATGGGCGCCCTCGCCACGACGTACGACGAGGGCTGGGTCGAACGGGTGCGGCAACTGGGCCGTGTCGACGCGGCCCTCGACCTGGCCGGCTCGGGCGTGATCCGCGAACTCGTCGAGTTGACCGGAGATCCGCGCAGGGTCGTTTCCATCGCCGACCTCGATGCGCCACGGCTGGGCGTCCGGTTCTCGGGCGTGGTCGGGAGCGTACCGGACGCGCTCGCCGAGGCCGTCGACCTCATCAGCCGGGGCAGGCTCCACATCCCTGTCGAGAAGTCGTACTCGCTCACCGAGGCGGCGGCTGCGCACACCGACAGCCGCGCCGGCCACACCCGGGGACGCCGGGTCTTGGTCATCTGA
- a CDS encoding transposase, which translates to MAGRGELTDAAWARIERLLPRVDGRGRPLRDHRQVVTGALWRLRTGAPRRTPPTGSASQQMIICQTGPRDAGLP; encoded by the coding sequence GTGGCGGGGCGAGGTGAGTTGACGGACGCGGCGTGGGCGCGAATAGAGCGACTGTTGCCGCGGGTGGACGGGCGTGGCCGTCCGTTGCGTGATCATCGCCAGGTGGTGACCGGCGCGCTGTGGCGGCTGCGGACCGGGGCTCCGCGTCGGACTCCTCCCACTGGCTCCGCGAGCCAGCAGATGATCATTTGCCAGACAGGCCCCAGGGATGCAGGACTCCCATAG
- a CDS encoding acyl-CoA dehydrogenase: MALENSSAPATAYVQPEIDVPSLTAVLDGEYAGIRDLVRGNLTTYSSILDEADELGIDAYRERVREIVVKMAATGQTGMGFPAEYGGGGDVGASIAAFETLAFGDLSVLVKVGVQFGLFGGAILHLGTRRHHEAHLRDLITGELMGCFAMTETGHGSNVQSLGTVATYDGATGEFVITTPDDDARKDYIGNAARHAELALVFAQLEVDGRSRGVHAFVVPLRTGGRTAPGVRIEDDGRKMGLNGVDNGRIWFDGVRVPREALLNRFADVTPEGGYESAIDDPNRRFFTMLGTLVQGRVSVAGAGTGVAKVALTVATKYAARRRQFGVGQGSEEQVLLDYGLHQRRLLPLIARTYALHAAQDVVRTQLHEVFSGIEDDARARRRLEARAAGMKALSTWHATRVVQECREACGGAGYLAVNRFAALKGDSDVFTTFEGDNHVLLQLVAKGLLTDHASEFEGLDQLGMVRYVTGLAVETVIERTSAHKLLERVRDLLPGGDDWDREAGLLDPEYQLAMFRFREEHLLAGLARRIKRGIDQERAAGAVFSQVQDHVIALARAHVERLVAEAFVDQVRALPEGGGKAALGLLCDLFALSAIEADRAWFMEHGRLTVQRSKAISREVNDLCRKVRPLAVDLVDAWGVPSAVLRAPDLVG; the protein is encoded by the coding sequence ATGGCACTCGAGAACTCTTCCGCACCCGCGACCGCTTACGTACAGCCCGAGATCGATGTCCCCTCGCTGACGGCCGTCCTCGACGGGGAGTACGCCGGGATCCGCGACCTGGTCCGCGGCAACCTGACGACGTACTCCTCCATCCTCGACGAGGCCGACGAACTCGGCATCGACGCGTATCGCGAGCGGGTGCGGGAGATCGTCGTCAAGATGGCCGCGACCGGCCAGACCGGCATGGGCTTCCCCGCCGAGTACGGCGGGGGCGGGGACGTCGGGGCATCGATCGCCGCGTTCGAGACCCTGGCCTTCGGCGATCTCTCCGTCCTGGTGAAGGTGGGCGTCCAATTCGGCCTCTTCGGCGGCGCGATCCTGCACCTGGGGACCCGGCGCCACCACGAGGCCCATCTCCGGGACCTGATCACCGGCGAGCTCATGGGCTGCTTCGCGATGACCGAGACCGGCCACGGCTCCAACGTCCAGTCGCTCGGCACGGTCGCGACGTACGACGGCGCGACCGGGGAGTTCGTCATCACCACCCCCGACGACGACGCCCGCAAGGACTACATCGGCAACGCGGCCCGCCACGCCGAACTGGCGCTCGTCTTCGCCCAGCTGGAGGTGGACGGCAGGTCCCGGGGCGTGCACGCCTTCGTCGTACCGCTGCGGACCGGTGGCAGGACGGCGCCCGGCGTCCGGATCGAGGACGACGGCCGCAAGATGGGGCTCAACGGCGTGGACAACGGCCGCATCTGGTTCGACGGCGTACGGGTACCGCGCGAGGCGCTGCTCAACAGGTTCGCCGACGTCACGCCGGAGGGCGGCTACGAGAGCGCGATCGACGATCCCAACCGGCGCTTCTTCACCATGCTCGGCACCCTGGTGCAGGGCCGGGTCAGTGTCGCCGGTGCCGGGACCGGCGTCGCCAAGGTGGCGCTGACGGTCGCCACGAAGTACGCGGCGCGGCGCCGGCAGTTCGGGGTGGGGCAGGGCTCCGAGGAGCAGGTTCTCCTCGACTACGGGCTGCACCAGCGCCGCTTGCTGCCGCTGATCGCCCGGACCTACGCCCTGCACGCGGCGCAGGACGTCGTGCGCACCCAGCTGCACGAGGTCTTCTCCGGCATCGAGGACGACGCGCGGGCGCGACGCCGGCTGGAGGCACGGGCGGCGGGCATGAAGGCACTCAGCACCTGGCACGCCACCCGCGTCGTCCAGGAGTGCCGCGAGGCGTGCGGCGGCGCCGGCTATCTCGCCGTCAACCGGTTCGCCGCACTGAAGGGCGACAGCGACGTCTTCACCACCTTCGAAGGCGACAACCACGTCCTGCTGCAGCTCGTGGCCAAGGGGCTGCTCACCGATCACGCGAGCGAGTTCGAGGGGCTCGACCAGCTCGGCATGGTCCGCTACGTCACCGGCCTGGCCGTCGAAACGGTCATCGAGCGGACCTCGGCGCACAAACTGCTCGAACGGGTACGCGATCTGCTGCCCGGCGGCGACGACTGGGACCGAGAAGCCGGCCTGCTCGACCCGGAGTACCAGTTGGCCATGTTCCGCTTCCGTGAGGAGCACCTGCTCGCCGGGCTGGCCCGGCGGATCAAGCGCGGGATCGACCAGGAGCGCGCGGCGGGCGCCGTGTTCTCGCAGGTCCAGGACCACGTCATCGCACTCGCCCGCGCGCATGTCGAGCGGCTGGTCGCGGAGGCCTTCGTGGACCAGGTGCGCGCCCTGCCCGAGGGGGGCGGGAAAGCCGCCCTGGGCCTGCTGTGCGACCTGTTCGCCCTGTCGGCGATCGAGGCTGACCGGGCTTGGTTCATGGAGCACGGGCGGCTGACCGTCCAGCGTTCCAAGGCGATCAGCCGCGAGGTGAACGACCTCTGCCGCAAGGTGCGTCCGCTCGCCGTCGACCTCGTCGACGCCTGGGGCGTTCCGTCCGCCGTACTCCGGGCGCCGGACCTCGTGGGCTGA
- a CDS encoding cytochrome P450, protein MTAAHDVPDIPDVPDILSQEFADDPYPTYRALRESAPLVWHEPTQSYLISRYEDVARAFKDKDSLFTTDNYAWQAEPVHGKTLLQMSGREHATRRALVAPAFRGNDLREKVVPLIERNARELIDVFRDAGSVDLVSGFASHFPITVIADMFGLDRSGQERISGWYRAFVAFTGNLAGDPECAAAGARAQAEFAAYMLPVIRDRRDDLGDDLLSALCTAEVDGVRMSDGDIKAFCSLLLTAGAETTDKAIAGLFSNLLADPRQLAAVRQDRTLIDRAFAETLRHSPPVHMIMRQAAVDVALSGGTVPAGATVTCLIGAANRDPGRYKDPDRFDVFRDDLTATTAFSAAADHLAFALGRHFCVGALLARAEVEIATNQLLDAMPDLRPASGYDPAEQGVFTRGPRSLLVDFTPPTA, encoded by the coding sequence ATGACCGCCGCTCACGACGTCCCCGATATCCCCGACGTCCCCGACATCCTGTCCCAGGAGTTCGCCGACGACCCGTACCCCACCTACCGGGCCCTGCGCGAGAGCGCGCCCCTCGTCTGGCACGAGCCGACGCAGAGCTACCTCATCTCGCGCTACGAGGACGTCGCGCGGGCCTTCAAGGACAAGGATTCGCTCTTCACCACGGACAACTACGCCTGGCAGGCCGAGCCCGTCCACGGCAAGACCCTCCTCCAGATGAGCGGCCGCGAGCACGCCACCCGGCGCGCACTGGTGGCCCCGGCCTTCCGCGGCAACGACCTGCGGGAGAAGGTCGTTCCGCTCATCGAGCGCAACGCCCGGGAGCTGATCGACGTCTTCCGCGACGCCGGCTCGGTGGACCTGGTGAGCGGCTTCGCCTCCCACTTCCCCATCACCGTCATCGCCGACATGTTCGGACTGGACCGCTCCGGCCAGGAACGCATCAGCGGCTGGTACCGGGCCTTCGTGGCGTTCACCGGCAACCTGGCCGGGGATCCCGAGTGCGCGGCGGCCGGGGCGCGGGCCCAGGCCGAGTTCGCCGCGTACATGCTGCCGGTCATCAGGGACCGGCGCGATGACCTCGGTGACGACCTGCTCTCGGCGCTCTGCACCGCCGAGGTCGACGGGGTGCGCATGAGCGACGGGGACATCAAGGCGTTCTGCAGCCTGCTGCTGACCGCGGGCGCCGAGACCACGGACAAGGCCATCGCAGGACTCTTCTCGAACCTGCTCGCCGATCCGCGGCAGCTCGCGGCCGTCCGGCAGGACCGGACGCTGATCGACCGGGCCTTCGCGGAGACGCTGCGCCACAGCCCGCCCGTACACATGATCATGCGTCAGGCCGCCGTCGACGTCGCGCTCAGCGGTGGCACCGTCCCGGCCGGTGCCACCGTCACCTGCCTGATCGGTGCGGCCAACCGCGACCCCGGGCGCTACAAGGATCCGGACCGCTTCGACGTCTTCCGGGACGACCTGACGGCGACCACGGCCTTCTCCGCGGCTGCGGACCATCTGGCGTTCGCGCTCGGACGGCACTTCTGCGTCGGCGCCCTGCTGGCCAGGGCCGAGGTCGAGATCGCCACGAACCAGCTCCTGGACGCCATGCCGGACCTGCGGCCGGCCTCCGGCTACGACCCGGCCGAACAGGGCGTCTTCACCCGCGGCCCGAGGTCCCTCCTCGTGGACTTCACCCCGCCCACGGCCTGA
- a CDS encoding SDR family oxidoreductase: protein MTQKIWFITGASRGFGREWAIAALERGDSVAATARDLSTLGDLRDKYGERLLPLRLDVTDRDADFAAVRQAHERFGRLDVVVNNAGYGHFGMIEELTEAEARAQLETNLFGALWVTQAALPFLREQGSGHILQVSSIGGISAFPLVGIYHASKWALEGMSQALAQEVAPFGIKVTLIEPGGFATDWAGSSSSTSEPLPAYADLHQEVQEQRRKRVGTPGDPTASAAAVLKIVDADEPPLRCFFGSAPLGIAKADYEQRLAVWEKWQPVADLAQG from the coding sequence ATGACGCAGAAGATCTGGTTCATCACCGGTGCCTCGCGCGGCTTCGGCAGGGAGTGGGCCATCGCCGCCCTCGAACGCGGCGATTCGGTGGCCGCGACCGCGCGCGACCTCTCCACGCTGGGCGACCTCCGCGACAAGTACGGGGAGCGACTGCTGCCCCTGCGCCTCGACGTGACCGACCGTGACGCGGACTTCGCCGCCGTGCGGCAGGCGCACGAGCGGTTCGGGCGCCTCGACGTGGTGGTCAACAACGCCGGTTACGGCCACTTCGGCATGATCGAGGAACTCACCGAGGCCGAGGCGCGCGCGCAACTGGAGACCAACCTGTTCGGTGCCCTGTGGGTCACGCAGGCGGCGCTGCCGTTCCTGCGCGAGCAGGGCAGCGGCCACATCCTCCAGGTCTCCTCCATCGGGGGCATCAGCGCCTTCCCGCTGGTCGGGATCTACCACGCGTCGAAGTGGGCACTCGAAGGCATGAGCCAGGCGCTGGCCCAGGAGGTGGCACCGTTCGGCATCAAGGTCACGCTGATCGAGCCCGGCGGGTTCGCCACCGACTGGGCGGGTTCCTCGTCCAGCACGTCCGAGCCGCTGCCCGCGTACGCCGACCTCCACCAGGAGGTGCAGGAGCAGCGCCGCAAGCGCGTCGGTACGCCGGGCGATCCGACCGCGTCCGCCGCGGCCGTGCTGAAGATCGTCGATGCCGACGAGCCGCCGCTGCGCTGCTTCTTCGGTTCGGCCCCGCTCGGCATCGCCAAGGCCGACTACGAGCAGCGTCTCGCGGTGTGGGAGAAGTGGCAGCCCGTGGCCGACCTGGCGCAGGGCTGA
- a CDS encoding CDP-diacylglycerol diphosphatase: protein MQPLCGSPADTDPLWQDVQYCTQGIVPPSGHKADCLKTAPNYVVLHGRPASTHNYLTVPACRITGIECPFLLNPNVANYWHEAWENARGGGDVPVQYRYIGLGINSQSARQLNQLHIHMAGVRDSTQLRLQALDAAGRVATHPSQWGDTQYQAPVTGTGGDRTYRILRLPALTPNLFALLNTNVVRPFGLQMAGQTLIVVPRMTPTAFDGAFYVLNSDASLPSGTITCDRLLVY, encoded by the coding sequence ATGCAGCCCCTCTGCGGCAGTCCCGCGGACACCGACCCGCTGTGGCAGGACGTGCAGTACTGCACGCAGGGGATCGTCCCGCCCAGCGGGCACAAGGCGGACTGCCTCAAGACCGCCCCCAATTACGTGGTACTGCACGGCCGGCCCGCGTCGACGCACAACTACCTGACCGTGCCGGCCTGCCGGATCACGGGCATCGAGTGCCCGTTCCTGCTGAACCCCAACGTCGCGAACTACTGGCACGAGGCCTGGGAGAACGCCCGCGGGGGCGGTGACGTTCCCGTGCAGTACCGCTACATCGGGCTGGGGATCAACTCGCAGTCCGCCCGGCAGCTCAACCAGCTGCACATCCACATGGCCGGGGTCCGGGACAGCACGCAGCTGCGGCTGCAGGCCCTGGACGCTGCGGGACGGGTCGCGACGCACCCGTCGCAATGGGGGGACACCCAGTACCAGGCGCCGGTGACGGGAACGGGAGGGGACCGCACCTACCGGATCCTGCGGCTCCCCGCGTTGACGCCGAACCTGTTCGCCCTGCTGAACACGAACGTGGTGCGACCGTTCGGACTCCAGATGGCGGGCCAGACGCTGATCGTCGTGCCGAGGATGACCCCGACCGCCTTCGACGGCGCCTTCTACGTCCTCAACAGCGACGCCTCGCTCCCCAGCGGCACCATCACCTGCGACCGCCTCCTCGTGTACTGA
- a CDS encoding TIGR03086 family metal-binding protein — protein sequence MNNTEQLIETPSGSTGTAAAPSDPASAASPSSFDPRADLAAAVELAGRTLAAVRPEQYDDPTPCEEFDVRRLSSHLVAVVRRISVIGRGEDPFGVPSFADEIPDGGWAAAWEPGAREVAEVWADPGVLGRQLRLPMGVLPGAAAAAVYTHELTVHTWDLARATGQDPEWDQGLIERVIDVVRRALPAETRGGRIPFAEVVAVDAGAPAIDRLVAWAGRRP from the coding sequence ATGAACAACACCGAGCAGCTCATCGAGACCCCGTCCGGCTCCACCGGTACCGCCGCAGCCCCCTCCGACCCCGCTTCCGCCGCCTCCCCTTCTTCCTTCGATCCGCGGGCCGACCTCGCCGCGGCCGTCGAGCTGGCGGGCCGTACGCTGGCCGCCGTCCGGCCCGAGCAGTACGACGACCCGACCCCTTGCGAGGAGTTCGACGTGCGGCGGCTGTCCAGCCACCTCGTCGCCGTCGTCCGCCGGATCTCGGTGATCGGGCGCGGCGAGGACCCGTTCGGCGTGCCGTCCTTCGCCGACGAGATCCCCGACGGCGGATGGGCGGCGGCCTGGGAGCCGGGTGCCCGCGAGGTCGCGGAGGTGTGGGCGGATCCGGGCGTCCTGGGGCGGCAGCTGCGCCTGCCGATGGGCGTCCTGCCGGGTGCGGCCGCCGCGGCCGTCTACACCCACGAGCTCACGGTGCACACCTGGGACCTGGCCAGGGCGACCGGACAGGACCCGGAGTGGGACCAGGGCCTGATCGAGCGGGTGATCGACGTCGTACGTCGCGCACTGCCGGCCGAGACCCGTGGCGGGCGGATCCCCTTCGCCGAGGTGGTCGCCGTGGACGCCGGGGCCCCGGCCATCGACCGGCTGGTGGCCTGGGCCGGACGCCGCCCCTGA
- a CDS encoding WYL domain-containing protein, which yields MRADRLVATLLFLQERGRVTVPEVAAELEVSQRTARRDLEALATSGIPVYSQRGRGGGWSLVGGARTDLTGLTAEEIRALFLITGPLSATPELRTALRKLVRALPPTLRPQAEAATRAGVVDATDWSRNAVTADAVHRSALQAAVVDGIRVRLGYAGLGKPAGERTVDPLGLVAKAGVDYLVAGTESGLRTFRLSRVTSVEPTGEPVVRPPDFDLGTAWRALSGAFQDGMYAVTARARVRPDTLPLLQRFLGGRVRVGGPLPDGWTEVWVSGPAAKALAGHLAGLGAGVEVLEPPEVRQWLARIGAELTDTYPGEEPPAPPGP from the coding sequence ATGAGAGCCGACCGGCTGGTGGCGACCCTGCTCTTCCTCCAGGAGCGCGGCCGCGTCACCGTCCCCGAAGTGGCCGCCGAACTGGAGGTGTCCCAGCGCACCGCGCGCCGCGACCTGGAGGCCCTGGCCACGTCCGGCATCCCCGTCTACTCGCAACGCGGCCGCGGCGGCGGCTGGTCCCTCGTCGGCGGCGCCCGTACCGACCTCACCGGGCTGACGGCCGAGGAGATCCGGGCGCTCTTCCTGATCACCGGCCCCCTGTCGGCCACCCCCGAACTGCGCACCGCCCTGCGCAAGCTGGTCCGGGCCCTGCCGCCGACCCTGAGGCCGCAGGCCGAGGCCGCGACCCGCGCGGGGGTCGTCGACGCCACGGACTGGTCCCGCAACGCCGTCACCGCCGATGCCGTCCACCGTTCCGCGCTCCAGGCCGCCGTCGTGGACGGGATCCGAGTCCGCCTCGGGTACGCGGGCCTCGGCAAACCCGCCGGCGAGCGTACCGTCGACCCGCTCGGGCTCGTGGCCAAGGCGGGGGTGGACTACCTGGTCGCCGGTACGGAGAGCGGCCTGCGCACCTTTCGGCTCAGCCGGGTCACCTCCGTCGAGCCGACCGGTGAACCGGTGGTCCGGCCGCCCGACTTCGACCTCGGCACGGCGTGGCGGGCGTTGTCCGGGGCCTTCCAGGACGGCATGTACGCGGTGACCGCCCGGGCCCGCGTCCGCCCCGACACGCTGCCCCTGCTGCAACGGTTCCTCGGCGGCCGTGTGCGCGTCGGTGGTCCGCTGCCCGACGGCTGGACCGAGGTCTGGGTGTCCGGCCCGGCCGCCAAGGCCCTGGCGGGCCACCTGGCCGGACTGGGGGCGGGGGTCGAGGTGCTGGAGCCGCCCGAGGTACGGCAGTGGCTGGCCCGGATCGGCGCCGAACTCACGGACACGTACCCGGGGGAGGAACCGCCCGCTCCACCCGGCCCGTAG
- a CDS encoding serine hydrolase, translating into MALSPSARRLLARATALAAGASVVLMPPLTGAAARAEPAPPRAEAPPDPALLHRPGVQVRPHPGAPALPDDLSALSWLVADSGSGEVLAAHDAHLGLPPASTMKTLFALTALPHLPRGGTHTVTDAELADVGEGSSLVGLDAGLTYRIPDLWRGVFLSSGNDAVHVLASMNGGWTQTAAQMQARARALGATDTHVVSPDGYDAEGQVSSAYDLAVFGRAGLADPDFARYAALTDAQFPGDTDAEGRPAWTYGIENTNRLLTGEDGVGVYPGIVGVKNGYTSEAGYTLVTAARRDGRTLLVTVMNPQRGGAFAVYEETRALLDWGFAAAGRVEPVGSLLPPPRPQRAGTAAPPAAPPPPASAAGTGTAYAWPAGLLAGTGAAAAAWYHLRRRRPRPAPPSQTAGPGPTP; encoded by the coding sequence ATGGCCCTCAGTCCGTCAGCACGCAGGCTCCTCGCCCGGGCGACCGCCCTGGCAGCCGGCGCGAGCGTCGTCCTCATGCCCCCGCTCACCGGCGCCGCGGCGCGGGCCGAGCCCGCTCCGCCGCGCGCCGAGGCCCCGCCGGACCCCGCCCTGCTACACCGCCCCGGGGTCCAGGTCCGGCCCCACCCGGGCGCCCCTGCCCTGCCCGACGACCTGTCCGCACTGTCCTGGCTGGTGGCCGACTCCGGAAGCGGGGAGGTGCTCGCCGCCCACGACGCCCACCTGGGACTGCCGCCCGCCAGCACCATGAAGACCCTCTTCGCGCTCACGGCCCTGCCCCACCTGCCGCGCGGCGGCACCCACACCGTCACCGACGCCGAACTCGCCGACGTGGGCGAGGGCAGCAGCCTCGTCGGGCTCGACGCCGGCCTGACGTACCGGATCCCCGACCTGTGGCGGGGCGTCTTCCTCAGCTCCGGCAACGACGCCGTCCACGTCCTGGCCTCCATGAACGGCGGCTGGACGCAGACGGCCGCCCAGATGCAAGCCCGAGCCCGCGCCTTGGGCGCGACCGACACCCACGTCGTCTCCCCGGACGGCTACGACGCCGAAGGCCAGGTGTCCTCCGCCTACGACCTCGCCGTCTTCGGCCGGGCCGGGCTCGCCGACCCAGACTTCGCCCGCTACGCGGCCCTCACCGACGCGCAGTTCCCCGGGGATACGGACGCCGAGGGGCGGCCGGCCTGGACGTACGGCATCGAGAACACCAACCGGCTGCTGACCGGCGAGGACGGCGTCGGCGTCTACCCGGGCATCGTCGGCGTCAAGAACGGCTACACCTCCGAAGCCGGATACACCCTGGTCACGGCCGCACGACGGGACGGCCGCACCCTCCTCGTCACCGTCATGAACCCCCAGCGGGGCGGCGCCTTCGCGGTGTACGAGGAGACGCGGGCCCTGCTGGACTGGGGCTTCGCCGCCGCCGGCCGGGTGGAGCCGGTCGGCTCGCTCCTACCGCCGCCCCGGCCCCAACGAGCCGGAACGGCCGCCCCGCCCGCCGCCCCGCCGCCCCCGGCGTCCGCCGCCGGCACCGGGACCGCCTACGCCTGGCCGGCCGGCCTCCTCGCCGGCACCGGCGCAGCCGCGGCGGCCTGGTACCACCTCCGGCGCCGACGGCCGCGCCCCGCTCCGCCGTCGCAGACCGCCGGCCCCGGGCCGACGCCCTGA
- a CDS encoding DUF6233 domain-containing protein: MELRFDGARRAPCVGVCQSDHRLADGLAQSCHGRFGDDAGTDRGDGVALRDVGPWLTEYKIGARRPAARVHVGSCRDTRTRCKAATADLARCALSEGVEACPACRPDTAMGVLERPAALAVEELAQVRA, from the coding sequence TTGGAACTGCGTTTCGATGGCGCCCGGCGCGCGCCATGCGTCGGCGTCTGCCAGAGCGATCATCGCCTTGCGGACGGCCTGGCCCAGAGTTGCCATGGTCGCTTCGGTGATGATGCGGGTACCGACCGGGGCGACGGCGTTGCGCTCCGCGATGTTGGACCTTGGCTGACCGAGTACAAGATCGGTGCCAGACGGCCGGCTGCGCGGGTGCACGTCGGCAGCTGCCGGGATACCCGAACCCGCTGCAAGGCCGCCACCGCCGATCTTGCCCGGTGCGCCCTTTCCGAGGGCGTGGAAGCCTGCCCGGCCTGCCGTCCCGACACCGCCATGGGGGTGCTGGAACGACCGGCCGCCCTCGCTGTGGAGGAACTAGCCCAGGTCAGGGCATGA